A window from Rhodothermus bifroesti encodes these proteins:
- a CDS encoding RagB/SusD family nutrient uptake outer membrane protein yields MNRCCTYRALLRGWPFLALAILLGSCTNLEEETFSVVTPDKFYRTDREITAALAPIYAQLRALEWSYWTMSQVTTDETVVPTRGSDWYDDRRWLNLHEHNFLPSQVDFNGAWVDLYTGIARANGLLQTLAEIDVANKEQIEAEVRLLRAFYYYCLLDLFGNVPIVGDDEFVVDPENPPPTEPRSKVYDFVKSELLAARENLPETPPLPGRVTKWVADALLASLYLNAGVFTKNSTQINPNGYNSCMDVPNACQEAVRHADNVINSGYFQLAANWFQNFLPDNHNSPEIIFATQHLPEPGLGMNFVMRTLHYHQLTPSPWNGHSILAETYNLFDDDDLRKTIFLVGQQYAEPRGNCIGRQCYSQGAPLQDRAGNPLAYTPEINNVFAATEYEGVRVLKYGPDPAHVGGDHGNDYAWFRLAEMYLIKAEALNEINGPNAESINLINQVRARVFDPPKPLNLADYPSKEALREAILKERLFEFTWEAKRRQDLIRHGKYTRAYQFKPQSPQRVLLLPIPQAQLDANPNLQQNPGY; encoded by the coding sequence ATGAACCGCTGTTGCACCTACCGAGCGCTTCTCCGGGGATGGCCTTTCCTTGCTTTGGCTATCTTGCTGGGAAGCTGTACTAACCTCGAGGAGGAGACCTTCTCGGTCGTAACGCCCGATAAGTTTTATCGAACCGACCGGGAAATCACAGCCGCCTTGGCACCTATCTACGCGCAACTCCGCGCGCTAGAATGGAGCTACTGGACCATGAGCCAGGTAACGACGGACGAGACCGTTGTGCCTACGCGCGGCTCGGACTGGTACGACGACCGCCGCTGGCTCAACCTCCACGAGCATAACTTCTTGCCCTCACAGGTAGACTTTAACGGTGCCTGGGTAGATCTCTACACCGGCATTGCCCGCGCGAATGGCTTGCTCCAAACCCTGGCTGAAATTGATGTGGCCAATAAGGAGCAAATCGAGGCCGAAGTGCGGCTGTTGCGGGCATTCTACTACTATTGCCTGTTGGACCTGTTTGGCAACGTTCCCATTGTAGGAGACGATGAGTTTGTGGTGGATCCTGAAAATCCACCACCCACCGAACCCCGCAGCAAAGTTTATGACTTTGTCAAAAGCGAGCTGCTGGCGGCACGGGAAAATCTGCCCGAAACGCCACCGCTGCCAGGTCGCGTGACAAAATGGGTAGCGGATGCCCTTTTGGCAAGCCTCTACTTGAACGCAGGGGTGTTCACGAAAAACAGTACCCAAATCAATCCCAACGGCTACAACTCCTGCATGGACGTCCCCAATGCTTGCCAAGAGGCAGTGCGGCATGCTGACAACGTGATCAACTCGGGCTACTTCCAACTCGCTGCTAACTGGTTCCAAAACTTTCTACCGGACAACCACAACTCGCCCGAAATCATTTTTGCTACCCAGCATCTGCCAGAACCCGGCCTGGGCATGAACTTCGTCATGCGCACGCTGCACTACCACCAGCTGACGCCCTCGCCGTGGAACGGGCATTCCATCTTAGCAGAGACCTATAACCTGTTCGACGATGACGACCTGCGCAAGACGATCTTCTTGGTAGGTCAACAGTATGCTGAGCCACGCGGCAACTGCATTGGCCGGCAATGCTACTCGCAAGGGGCACCCTTGCAAGACCGAGCAGGCAATCCCTTGGCCTATACGCCCGAGATCAATAACGTATTTGCCGCTACCGAGTACGAAGGCGTGCGCGTGCTCAAGTATGGCCCAGACCCTGCGCACGTTGGCGGGGACCATGGAAACGACTATGCTTGGTTCCGGCTGGCTGAAATGTATCTGATTAAGGCCGAGGCGCTCAATGAAATCAACGGCCCGAATGCCGAGTCGATCAACCTGATCAACCAGGTGCGGGCGCGCGTATTCGATCCACCTAAACCCTTGAATTTGGCCGACTATCCCTCCAAAGAGGCCCTACGAGAGGCCATCCTAAAAGAACGGCTCTTTGAGTTCACTTGGGAGGCTAAGCGGCGGCAAGACCTCATTCGGCACGGAAAATATACGCGGGCTTACCAGTTTAAGCCGCAAAGCCCGCAGCGCGTCCTACTCCTACCGATTCCACAAGCGCAGCTCGACGCTAACCCGAATCTCCAGCAGAACCCGGGCTACTGA
- a CDS encoding VCBS repeat-containing protein: MTRKGWWIGLVLIGLGCRSTPPSSTLFEALSGRQTGVRFENRLRETQQFNVFIYRNFYNGGGVGLADFNGDGLLDIYLTANQGPNRLYLNRGNWRFEDVTEQAGVAGSKPWSTGVAIADVDGNGWPDIYVCNSGPFADSLRANELFLNLGPGENGIPRFREAAAELGLADTGFSIHAAFFDYDRDGDLDVYVLNNSMRPIISLDLRNTRHERSWEGGDRLYRNDGGRFVDVSAEAGIYGPEIAFGLGVTVADLNRDGWPDLYISNDFFERDYLYLNQGDGTFREVLEEAMASISLSSMGADAADLNNDGFPEVFVTDMLPEADARLKTTTTYEGWQLYQTKLRQGFYHQFTRNTLQYNHGDGTFSEIGMIAGVAATDWSWAALIFDADLDGYKDIFVANGIYWDVIDQDYLDYLASEETMQAMLQRERVDYLELIRRMPSHPLPNYLFHNQGNLTFSNRAQAWGLGRPGFSSGAAYGDLDGDGDLDLVVNDVNGPVRLYRNRAQELTHHRFLQIHLEGEAPNTQGVGAQVTIVAGDQRFYQEQMPNRGFQSSVDPVLTFGLGKLDTVEAVVVVWPDGRYEVRRQVATNQRLRFRQSEAQPGTPEVPLLPARQIPHLVDVTARIGLTHRHQEDAFVDFQREGLLPWMRSREGPRVAVGDVNGDGREDFYLGGAKGFPGVLFIAQPDGRFAPTHEALFAVDALSEDVGAVFFDADGDGNLDLYVASGGTAYAPQASALQDRLYLNDGRGRFVKAPDRLPEYRISTQAVAAADYDGDGDLDLFVGGRLVPWRYGETPPSVLLVNNGKGYFTDQTDLRAPGLRQVGMVTDAAWADLDGDGRLDLVVVGEWMPITFLRNAGQGRLERQAVPALDSLKGLWHRLAIADFDGDGDLDFVVTNLGLNTPLQASPEAPLVLWAKDFDQNGFFDHILTRREGARHRPLTLLAELRSQLPYVALRIPSHAAYAQMMLEDIFRPEELEGALALEVTELRSLYIENLGNWQFQVHPLPFEAQWAPLYGLLPIDVDGDGHLDLLAGGNFRWAQTGIGLMEATYGLWLKGDGRGHFTAILPRDSGFFVRGEVRDVRLLRRAGLSPLVLVALNDDAPRFFQLRR, from the coding sequence ATGACTCGGAAGGGATGGTGGATAGGACTAGTGCTTATCGGACTAGGGTGCCGATCGACGCCGCCTAGCAGCACGCTTTTTGAGGCGCTTTCAGGACGCCAAACCGGCGTGCGCTTCGAAAATCGCCTGCGTGAAACGCAACAGTTCAACGTGTTTATCTATCGCAACTTTTACAACGGCGGTGGCGTGGGGCTAGCCGACTTTAACGGCGATGGCTTACTGGACATTTATCTCACTGCCAACCAAGGCCCTAACCGTCTTTATCTGAACCGCGGCAATTGGCGCTTTGAGGACGTTACCGAACAGGCCGGCGTGGCTGGCAGCAAACCCTGGAGCACGGGTGTAGCTATTGCTGACGTCGACGGCAACGGCTGGCCGGATATCTACGTGTGCAACAGCGGTCCTTTTGCCGATAGCCTGCGGGCCAATGAGCTTTTTTTAAACTTGGGTCCCGGCGAAAACGGCATTCCCCGTTTTCGAGAAGCTGCCGCTGAACTGGGCCTGGCCGACACCGGCTTTTCGATCCATGCCGCATTTTTTGACTACGACCGCGACGGCGACCTGGACGTCTACGTCCTCAACAACTCCATGCGCCCCATTATCAGTTTGGATTTACGCAACACGCGCCATGAGCGCAGCTGGGAAGGGGGTGACCGGCTTTACCGCAACGACGGAGGACGGTTTGTAGACGTCAGCGCCGAAGCAGGCATCTACGGCCCAGAAATTGCCTTTGGGTTGGGGGTGACCGTAGCTGACCTCAACCGAGATGGCTGGCCTGATCTATACATCTCGAACGACTTCTTTGAACGCGACTACTTGTATCTCAACCAAGGGGATGGGACGTTTCGTGAAGTGCTGGAAGAGGCCATGGCCTCTATTAGCCTTTCCTCGATGGGGGCCGATGCAGCTGATCTCAACAACGATGGCTTCCCAGAAGTGTTTGTCACCGATATGCTCCCCGAAGCGGACGCACGCCTGAAAACCACCACAACCTATGAAGGCTGGCAGCTCTACCAGACGAAACTCCGACAAGGGTTCTACCACCAGTTTACACGCAACACGCTGCAGTATAACCATGGCGATGGCACCTTCAGCGAAATCGGCATGATTGCCGGTGTAGCCGCTACCGACTGGAGCTGGGCTGCACTCATTTTTGATGCCGACTTAGATGGCTATAAAGACATTTTCGTGGCCAACGGCATCTACTGGGACGTGATCGATCAGGATTACTTGGACTATCTGGCCAGCGAAGAAACCATGCAGGCCATGCTCCAGCGTGAACGCGTCGATTACCTGGAGCTTATCCGTCGCATGCCTTCGCATCCGCTCCCCAACTACCTGTTTCATAACCAGGGCAACCTGACCTTTAGCAACCGTGCGCAAGCATGGGGTTTGGGTCGCCCGGGCTTCTCGAGCGGTGCTGCCTATGGCGACTTAGATGGCGATGGAGATCTGGATCTGGTGGTCAACGATGTCAACGGTCCCGTACGCCTCTACCGAAATCGGGCCCAAGAGCTAACCCATCATCGTTTTCTTCAGATCCACCTCGAAGGTGAAGCGCCGAATACCCAAGGTGTAGGGGCTCAAGTAACGATTGTCGCTGGGGATCAGCGTTTTTACCAGGAGCAGATGCCCAACCGCGGCTTTCAGTCGTCGGTCGATCCCGTACTGACCTTTGGGCTGGGTAAGTTGGATACCGTGGAGGCCGTGGTGGTGGTCTGGCCCGACGGCCGGTATGAGGTGCGTCGTCAGGTAGCCACAAACCAGCGACTGCGTTTTCGCCAATCTGAAGCGCAACCTGGAACGCCTGAAGTGCCGCTGTTGCCTGCACGGCAGATCCCGCACTTGGTGGACGTCACCGCACGCATAGGGCTTACCCATCGGCATCAGGAAGATGCATTTGTGGACTTCCAGCGAGAAGGCCTGCTTCCCTGGATGCGTTCGCGCGAAGGTCCCCGGGTGGCTGTGGGCGATGTCAACGGGGATGGGCGCGAAGACTTCTATCTTGGTGGGGCTAAAGGTTTTCCAGGCGTGCTCTTTATCGCACAACCCGACGGGCGCTTTGCGCCAACCCACGAGGCCCTCTTTGCGGTCGATGCCCTGTCGGAGGATGTAGGCGCTGTGTTTTTTGATGCCGATGGCGACGGCAACCTCGACCTTTACGTCGCCAGCGGGGGTACAGCCTATGCCCCGCAAGCCTCAGCCTTGCAGGATCGCCTGTACCTCAATGATGGCCGCGGACGATTTGTCAAGGCACCTGATCGCTTGCCAGAATACCGCATCAGCACCCAGGCCGTTGCCGCAGCCGACTACGACGGCGATGGGGATCTGGATCTGTTCGTGGGCGGCCGTCTGGTCCCCTGGCGCTATGGCGAAACGCCCCCGAGTGTGCTGCTGGTGAATAACGGCAAGGGATACTTTACCGACCAAACCGATCTGCGCGCCCCCGGCTTACGCCAAGTAGGCATGGTCACCGATGCCGCTTGGGCTGATCTCGATGGTGACGGCCGGCTTGACTTGGTCGTGGTTGGTGAATGGATGCCAATCACCTTCTTGCGCAACGCGGGCCAGGGACGGCTCGAACGCCAAGCTGTGCCTGCACTGGATAGCCTAAAAGGTCTGTGGCACCGACTGGCCATAGCCGACTTTGATGGCGACGGCGACCTCGACTTTGTGGTGACCAACTTGGGACTGAACACCCCGCTCCAGGCCTCACCCGAGGCTCCCTTAGTGCTCTGGGCAAAAGATTTTGACCAAAACGGCTTTTTCGACCACATCCTCACCCGCCGTGAAGGTGCCCGCCATCGACCACTTACGTTGCTTGCCGAGCTGCGCAGCCAGCTTCCCTACGTTGCGCTGCGGATCCCTTCTCATGCCGCCTATGCCCAGATGATGCTTGAAGATATCTTCCGCCCCGAAGAGCTCGAAGGCGCCTTGGCGCTTGAAGTGACCGAACTGCGGAGTCTGTACATCGAAAACTTGGGGAATTGGCAGTTTCAAGTGCACCCGCTACCCTTTGAAGCGCAATGGGCGCCGCTCTACGGACTGCTGCCAATCGATGTGGATGGGGATGGCCACCTGGATCTGCTGGCTGGCGGCAACTTTCGCTGGGCACAAACCGGGATTGGGCTGATGGAAGCTACCTATGGGCTTTGGCTCAAGGGAGATGGCCGGGGCCATTTTACAGCCATTTTGCCGCGCGATAGCGGCTTTTTTGTGCGTGGTGAAGTGCGCGACGTGCGTCTGCTGCGACGGGCTGGCCTGTCTCCCCTGGTGCTTGTTGCCCTAAATGACGATGCTCCACGCTTTTTCCAGTTACGTCGATGA
- a CDS encoding VCBS repeat-containing protein: MTQIRHFLGIVVLLALSACSKPSAPTLFEPLSAERTGITFVNAVPPDDPAFNIIEYMYYYDGAGVAAADFNGDRLPDLYFVANLGPNRLYLNRGDFRFEDVTEQAGVAGTGNWNTAAAVVDLDGNGWPDIYLVTFSNYLDRTGRNQLFLNLGPDENGIPRFREAAAEFGLDIAAYGTQAVFLDYDRDGDLDVYLLHRALHTPESYGPAQTLRARFDPNASDRLLRNDNGRFVDVTAEAGIEDGLIGYGLGVVVSDLDQDGWPDLYVANDFHEDDRLYRNNGDGTFTNVLPTATYYTSRASMGVDAGDVNGDGLPDIVVLDMMPFDVAIYQASGGPESFELYQLQRRLGYHPQFPHNVLLLNQGQMRFIDVAFLAGIAATDWSWAPLLADLDNDGHVDLFVTNGIYHRPNDLDYIRYIEQPEVQEALTHGLTPKLMAEVLRHMPHVPQPNFAFRNNGDGTFTNQAASWGLAEPGFSTGAVYVDLDGDGALDLVVNNLNAPAAVYRNRVRELQPEHANFLRVALEGEGMNRMGIGARVTVHYAGRMLLREQQPVRGWLSSVEPVVHFGLGAYAQVDSVVVVWPDGRYEVRRQLAANQTLTFRQSEASGSDRYQHALPQALFFTDVTQTLALPYRHEENAFVDFTREPLQPHRLSREGPALAVGDVNGDGLEDVFLGGAKWQAAQLLLQRADGTFAPSNEALWQAESPYEDVDAALFDADGDGHLDLLVVSGGNEWWGRAEALRGRLYRNDGQGNFRRDETALPDVFVNGACVRPADFNGNGYADLFIGGRVETGRYGQSPRSYLLENQGDGTFIDVTEARAPALARLGMVTDAAWADLDGDGRLDLVVVGEWMPITLFFQQPDGTFTPTALADTEGWWFTVQVVDLDSDGDLDLVAGNLGRNALLQASPERPARLYLQDLDEDGQPDPVITAYWGNQAYPIALTDQLLQRFPKLRSRFKGYHNWGVPRLEDLFGSQVVQQAEVRQAKTFASVWAENDGKGHFTVHALPAAAQHFPIRAMAQADLNGDGHLDLILAGNFFEAQPHLGSYGAGYGLVLLGPPDAWRPLLPSQSGLWLEGQVRRLQWLLHRASGRKLLLAARNDAPVQVLAGQPASAATALRP; encoded by the coding sequence ATGACACAGATACGCCATTTTCTTGGGATCGTTGTGTTGCTTGCCTTGTCGGCCTGCTCCAAGCCAAGCGCGCCTACCTTGTTTGAACCACTCTCTGCCGAGCGCACTGGAATCACGTTTGTTAATGCAGTGCCACCCGATGACCCCGCTTTTAACATCATCGAATACATGTATTATTACGATGGGGCTGGGGTAGCTGCAGCAGACTTTAACGGCGACAGGCTGCCCGATTTGTACTTCGTCGCTAACCTGGGCCCAAACCGGCTGTACCTAAACCGGGGAGATTTTCGCTTTGAGGACGTCACAGAGCAAGCTGGCGTGGCCGGCACAGGCAACTGGAATACGGCCGCGGCTGTAGTAGACCTCGACGGCAACGGCTGGCCGGATATCTACCTCGTGACGTTTAGCAATTACTTAGACCGAACCGGACGCAACCAGCTTTTCTTGAACCTGGGCCCTGACGAAAACGGCATCCCGCGCTTTCGCGAGGCAGCTGCTGAATTTGGCCTCGACATCGCAGCTTATGGCACGCAGGCTGTGTTTTTGGACTATGACCGTGATGGCGATCTCGACGTCTACTTGCTGCACCGGGCACTGCACACCCCCGAAAGTTATGGCCCTGCGCAAACGCTGCGAGCCCGCTTTGATCCGAATGCCAGCGATCGGCTACTGCGCAATGATAACGGCCGTTTTGTGGACGTTACGGCTGAGGCCGGCATCGAAGACGGCCTGATTGGCTACGGCCTGGGTGTGGTCGTGAGCGATCTGGACCAGGACGGCTGGCCCGATTTGTATGTGGCTAACGACTTTCACGAAGACGATCGCCTGTATCGCAACAACGGAGACGGTACGTTCACCAACGTGTTGCCAACAGCCACCTACTACACCTCGCGCGCCTCTATGGGCGTTGATGCCGGCGATGTGAACGGCGATGGGCTCCCAGACATTGTCGTGCTCGACATGATGCCTTTTGATGTAGCCATCTACCAGGCTTCTGGGGGACCTGAAAGCTTCGAACTCTATCAACTGCAGCGGCGATTGGGCTATCATCCCCAATTTCCACACAACGTGCTCTTGCTCAATCAGGGCCAAATGCGCTTCATCGATGTAGCTTTTCTGGCTGGAATTGCCGCTACAGATTGGAGCTGGGCCCCTTTGCTGGCCGATTTGGACAACGATGGGCATGTGGACCTGTTTGTGACCAACGGGATCTATCACCGACCCAACGACCTCGATTATATCCGTTACATTGAGCAGCCTGAAGTCCAAGAAGCCCTAACCCATGGCCTAACGCCCAAGTTGATGGCCGAGGTGCTGCGCCACATGCCCCACGTGCCGCAGCCAAACTTTGCCTTTCGCAACAACGGCGACGGGACGTTTACCAATCAGGCCGCCAGCTGGGGTCTGGCAGAACCAGGATTTTCTACCGGTGCCGTGTACGTCGATCTCGACGGCGACGGCGCGTTGGATTTGGTCGTCAATAACCTCAACGCGCCAGCAGCCGTGTACCGCAATCGGGTGCGCGAGCTGCAACCTGAGCATGCAAACTTTTTGCGCGTTGCCCTGGAAGGCGAAGGGATGAACCGCATGGGGATTGGGGCGCGCGTGACCGTACACTATGCCGGTAGGATGCTGCTTCGAGAACAACAGCCTGTGCGGGGTTGGCTGTCGTCCGTTGAGCCCGTAGTGCACTTTGGGCTAGGCGCTTACGCCCAGGTTGATTCGGTGGTGGTCGTCTGGCCCGACGGGCGCTATGAAGTGCGCCGCCAGCTCGCTGCCAACCAAACGCTGACGTTTCGCCAAAGCGAAGCCAGTGGAAGCGATCGCTACCAGCATGCTTTGCCACAAGCGCTGTTCTTTACCGACGTAACGCAGACCTTAGCGTTGCCCTACCGGCACGAAGAAAATGCTTTTGTGGATTTCACCCGGGAGCCGTTGCAACCGCACCGTCTTTCCCGAGAAGGCCCGGCGCTAGCAGTAGGCGATGTCAACGGAGATGGTTTGGAAGATGTGTTCCTAGGCGGAGCCAAGTGGCAAGCAGCCCAGCTGCTTTTGCAACGAGCCGATGGCACGTTCGCACCCTCTAACGAAGCCTTGTGGCAAGCCGAAAGCCCCTACGAAGATGTCGACGCCGCACTTTTTGATGCCGATGGCGACGGCCACTTGGATCTCCTGGTCGTCAGTGGAGGCAACGAATGGTGGGGACGTGCCGAAGCCCTGCGCGGTCGGCTGTACCGGAATGACGGCCAGGGAAATTTTAGGCGAGATGAAACAGCCCTCCCTGATGTATTTGTCAATGGCGCTTGCGTGCGCCCAGCCGATTTCAACGGTAATGGCTATGCGGACTTGTTCATCGGCGGTCGGGTTGAAACCGGCCGCTATGGACAATCTCCGCGTAGCTACCTGCTGGAAAATCAGGGCGATGGAACATTTATAGACGTCACAGAAGCCCGTGCGCCTGCCCTGGCCCGGCTAGGGATGGTCACCGATGCCGCCTGGGCCGATCTCGATGGCGACGGCCGGCTTGATTTGGTCGTTGTTGGCGAATGGATGCCGATCACCCTTTTTTTCCAGCAGCCTGACGGCACGTTTACCCCCACTGCTTTAGCAGACACCGAAGGCTGGTGGTTTACCGTGCAGGTGGTAGATCTCGACAGCGACGGAGACCTAGACCTTGTGGCAGGCAACTTAGGACGCAATGCGCTGTTGCAGGCTTCGCCTGAGCGGCCGGCTCGACTCTACCTGCAAGACCTGGACGAAGACGGGCAGCCAGATCCAGTGATTACGGCCTACTGGGGAAACCAAGCCTATCCCATAGCGCTGACAGATCAGCTACTGCAACGTTTCCCTAAGCTTCGATCGCGTTTTAAGGGGTACCACAACTGGGGGGTGCCCAGGCTGGAAGACCTCTTCGGATCCCAGGTGGTACAGCAGGCTGAAGTGCGCCAGGCCAAAACGTTCGCTTCCGTCTGGGCAGAAAACGATGGTAAGGGCCACTTCACCGTACACGCGCTACCAGCTGCAGCACAGCATTTTCCAATCCGGGCCATGGCCCAGGCCGATCTCAACGGCGACGGCCACTTGGACCTAATCCTGGCAGGGAATTTTTTTGAAGCACAGCCGCACCTGGGATCCTACGGTGCCGGCTATGGATTGGTACTGCTGGGACCGCCCGATGCCTGGCGTCCGCTCTTGCCGTCGCAAAGCGGCCTGTGGCTAGAGGGGCAGGTGCGGCGCTTGCAGTGGCTGCTGCATCGCGCTTCGGGCCGAAAGCTGCTGCTAGCTGCGCGCAATGACGCACCGGTGCAGGTGCTGGCAGGGCAACCGGCTTCGGCCGCCACAGCGCTTCGTCCATAA
- the hisN gene encoding histidinol-phosphatase has product MNQAFFRRLADIAAETLRPYWGQQLAVELKEDASPVTEADRAVERALRAQITQAYPAHGLWGEEYGPERPDAEWVWVLDPIDGTKSFIAGVPLFTTLIGLLHEGRPVQGAIIQPVLGQFLYGDGTGAWFNNKPVRVRQCMRLEEAVLLTTDENHIEQHYGSAAFTQLRRRVRLFRTWGDAYGYLLVATGRADIMLDAEMHPWDVLPLIPVVTGAGGMITSWYGGDAPQGPGCVAAAPTLHAEVLGILRAATT; this is encoded by the coding sequence ATGAACCAGGCCTTTTTTCGCCGTTTGGCCGACATTGCAGCTGAAACGCTGCGCCCCTACTGGGGCCAGCAGCTGGCGGTAGAGCTTAAGGAAGATGCCTCACCCGTTACCGAAGCCGATCGCGCCGTTGAGCGGGCTCTGCGTGCGCAGATTACCCAAGCCTATCCGGCCCATGGGTTGTGGGGCGAAGAGTATGGACCGGAGCGGCCAGATGCCGAATGGGTGTGGGTACTGGACCCGATTGATGGCACCAAGTCGTTTATTGCTGGCGTGCCGCTGTTTACCACGCTTATCGGATTGCTGCATGAGGGACGCCCCGTCCAGGGCGCCATTATTCAGCCGGTTTTAGGACAGTTTCTCTATGGAGATGGCACAGGGGCTTGGTTCAATAACAAGCCGGTACGCGTGCGGCAGTGCATGCGGCTGGAAGAGGCCGTACTGCTGACCACCGACGAAAACCACATCGAGCAGCACTATGGCAGCGCAGCTTTTACCCAGCTACGCCGCCGCGTGCGGCTGTTTCGAACGTGGGGCGACGCCTATGGATATTTGCTGGTAGCTACCGGACGGGCCGATATCATGTTAGATGCCGAAATGCATCCCTGGGATGTGTTACCCCTCATTCCTGTTGTGACCGGGGCAGGGGGCATGATCACTTCTTGGTACGGCGGGGATGCACCTCAAGGGCCAGGATGCGTGGCCGCTGCGCCCACATTACATGCCGAAGTGCTGGGCATCTTACGTGCAGCTACCACGTGA
- a CDS encoding DUF481 domain-containing protein — protein sequence MRWCIVMGLFLLAYASAQAQVNTERLRPTEPQGFGGMFGGELDVRRGNAALFEATLNARFDYRKDAHLIFWVGTLRYGERRGRTFRNSAFFHTRYNYDVTSRWTWEAFGQLERDGFTLLQLRSLIGSGLRIGYMHTPALRIHQASALMFEYEVLDLTRVARHPVRVRALRWSNYLTLRLRLGEQLALLSVTYLQPRLEAFRDVRLLHESSFETRLSPHVAFSTTFTYRYDSDPPDAVLPYDAALRTGLRLTW from the coding sequence ATGCGTTGGTGTATAGTTATGGGGTTGTTTTTGTTGGCCTACGCAAGCGCTCAAGCGCAGGTCAACACCGAACGCCTGCGTCCTACAGAGCCCCAAGGTTTTGGAGGCATGTTCGGGGGCGAGCTCGACGTACGACGTGGGAACGCCGCGCTTTTCGAGGCTACCCTAAATGCCCGCTTTGATTACCGCAAGGATGCCCATCTCATCTTCTGGGTAGGCACGCTGCGTTATGGCGAGCGCAGGGGACGCACGTTCAGGAACAGCGCCTTTTTTCACACGCGCTATAATTACGATGTAACGTCTCGATGGACCTGGGAAGCTTTTGGACAGCTTGAACGAGATGGCTTTACGCTTCTCCAGCTTCGCTCATTAATAGGATCGGGACTGCGTATAGGCTATATGCACACGCCTGCCCTGCGTATTCACCAAGCCAGCGCGCTGATGTTCGAATATGAGGTGCTGGATCTGACGCGTGTAGCGCGCCATCCGGTTCGTGTGCGGGCCCTGCGCTGGAGCAACTACCTAACGCTGCGTTTACGTTTGGGGGAGCAGCTTGCGCTGCTTTCGGTCACTTACCTTCAGCCGCGCCTGGAGGCGTTTCGGGATGTGCGCCTTTTACATGAAAGCAGCTTTGAAACGCGCCTAAGCCCTCATGTGGCCTTTTCTACAACCTTTACGTACCGCTACGATAGCGATCCCCCTGATGCGGTGCTCCCCTACGACGCTGCGCTACGCACTGGACTACGGCTCACGTGGTAG